The nucleotide window GTCACCACCTCCATCATTTCTATTCTACCCATTCCTAAGCCTTCTCTATTGGAATTTACAGCCACTTCTTCAACTTATCAAAAAGGGGTGCAGGGGGGAATTAAATTAAACTGGAAAGTGGAAAATTTTCGTTTCGTTAAGCAGTTACAGCTTTCAGTCCGCTCTATCAATTCCCAAAAACCTTTAAAAACTTTGATTCCTTCCTTTGTCTTTCAACCCCAAGAAGCTAACCCGATTCCTCCCTTTTTACAACCTTATTGTCAAGCTATAAATAAGCAATTAGTTTGTTATGATGTTCCCACTCCTATTAATCAAGTCGGAAAATTTGTCTTTCAATTAACCCTTGATCCTCTTTATAATCCGCCTCATTCTTCTGTTTCTGTGCAAACCTTACCCATAGAAGTCAAAGCGAAACCTATCCCTATAGAGATTGTGCGATTTGAAATAGATGGAAATCCCGCACCTCCCATTTATCGAGTGAATTTAGCCGAAAAATCTTTTGTTTCTTTATTGTGGCAAGTTAAAGGGAGTAAAACTTTACAAGTTGACCTCTTACCCGTACCCGGAACCGTACAACCTTCTGGGGGTTTAGTCTATCGTTTATCGGCTGAACCTAAAACGGAAACGATAATTTTGACCGCCATAGATGCTCAGGGACAAAAGCAAAGTCGTTCTGTTATGATTGAAACCTATCTTCCTCCTTCTCCGTCTCAAACCAACCAGGGAGGAACAGGTATTCCTGGACAACCAGGACAAAAAGAAGATTCAACTACAAGTGCCCCAAAAGCAGGAGAAACCTCTAAGGGGTCATCTAATACAAATACAGACGCTCAATCCGCTCAAACTACAGATCAAACTACGGAAAAAGAAAAAGAACTTCTTGAACCCCCTCCTCCCCCCATGACTACCGAGCCTCAGTTTCGTTGAACTTCTTCCTGACAAAAGATCCTATAATTGAATTTAATATTTTTCAAGACAATGAAACTGAATTTTATTACAAAATCTAAATTTAAAAAAAGCGCTCTTGCTTTTATCTTCACTGTCATATTTTTTTCGGGTTCTACCTTTGCAGCACCAAAAAGTACCTTACAACAACTTCGAGAAACGGGAAACTGTCAAGCTTGTAACCTCTTTCAAGGCCGATTAACCGGCTTAAAACTACAGGGAGCAAATTTAAGCGGGGCAAATCTAGAAAGTTCTAATCTATCCCGAACTCAACTTAATGGTGCGAATTTATTTCGGTCTAATGTGAGTAAAGCTAAACTTAATAGAACTGTTTTAGAAAGTGCTAATCTAAACGGCACAAATTTGGCTTTTAGTCAACTAAATGAAGCAAAATTAAATAATGCTAATCTAGAACAAGCCAATTTAAGTAACGCAGATTTAAGAGAAGCTGATTTAAGCAACGCCAATTTACAACAAGCCGATTTAAGCAACGCCAATTTAGAACAGGTCAGTCTTTTTAAAGCTAAACTTAAAGGGGCTAATTTAAGCGGAGCAAATTTAACTGAAGCTATTTTAAATTATGCCGATTTCCGTCAGGTCAATATTAGCGAAACCACCCTAATTGATCCTAAATGGATAACGGTAACAAAAATAGTCAGTGAAGAAGGAAAAGATTTTCCCTCGGTCGATCTTAGTCAAGCCTATTTAGAAGGAATTAATCTAGAAACTATCAACTTAAGCGGCAGCAATTTACAAAATGCGGAAAGTTTTATAGTTAACCTGAGAAAGGCTAATCTTAGTCAGACCAATTTACAAGAAGCTAAATTTATTTATACTGATTTTACTCAAACTAATTTCCAAGGTGCTAATCTGACTAAAACTGACCTGACTCGCGCTAAATTATTGGGTGCTGATTTACGCTATGCTAATCTTACAGAAACTATAATAACACCTCAAACTTTAGATCCAAAATGGTATTTAGTTTGGAAAATTATTAACGAAAAACTAGAAGAAAAAGACGACTTTGTCGGCGTGGACTTAGAAGAAGCTTATCTAAGGGGAATTAATTTATCTGGTAGACGCATGACAGAAGCAAAGTTAGGCAAAACTGATTTAAAAAATGCTAATTTAAAGCAAACTATACTCTTTAAAGCTCAACTTAAAAAAGGAAATTTACAAGGAGCAAACCTAGAAAAAGCGATTTTAGCTGAAGCAG belongs to Gloeothece citriformis PCC 7424 and includes:
- a CDS encoding pentapeptide repeat-containing protein, coding for MKLNFITKSKFKKSALAFIFTVIFFSGSTFAAPKSTLQQLRETGNCQACNLFQGRLTGLKLQGANLSGANLESSNLSRTQLNGANLFRSNVSKAKLNRTVLESANLNGTNLAFSQLNEAKLNNANLEQANLSNADLREADLSNANLQQADLSNANLEQVSLFKAKLKGANLSGANLTEAILNYADFRQVNISETTLIDPKWITVTKIVSEEGKDFPSVDLSQAYLEGINLETINLSGSNLQNAESFIVNLRKANLSQTNLQEAKFIYTDFTQTNFQGANLTKTDLTRAKLLGADLRYANLTETIITPQTLDPKWYLVWKIINEKLEEKDDFVGVDLEEAYLRGINLSGRRMTEAKLGKTDLKNANLKQTILFKAQLKKGNLQGANLEKAILAEADLSEANLEGANLSLANLTGANLEKTNLQNANLCGAIGPDGKIYRCF